In Pedobacter heparinus DSM 2366, the following are encoded in one genomic region:
- a CDS encoding RNA polymerase sigma factor codes for MKFIKNNARIQEQDDAALIARYKSGSDLEALGALYNKYMHLVFGVCLNYLKDEEQSKDAVMQIFEELVVKLKIHEVQNFKSWLHVLTRNHCLMALRKQSKHTTVSIEDTFVENTDFVHLDMDDTKERKLTVMEKCMETLPEEQRLSVDLFYLQEKCYKEVADITGYDMLKVKSYIQNGKRNLKICIEKKSSE; via the coding sequence TTGAAGTTTATAAAGAATAACGCCCGGATACAGGAGCAGGACGATGCTGCTTTAATTGCACGCTATAAAAGCGGAAGCGATCTGGAGGCTTTGGGCGCGCTTTATAACAAGTATATGCACCTGGTATTCGGGGTGTGCTTAAATTATCTGAAAGACGAGGAGCAAAGCAAGGATGCTGTGATGCAGATTTTTGAGGAACTGGTGGTAAAGCTGAAAATACATGAGGTGCAGAACTTTAAAAGCTGGCTGCATGTGCTTACCCGGAACCATTGTTTAATGGCTTTAAGGAAACAATCAAAACATACTACCGTTTCAATTGAGGATACTTTTGTGGAAAACACAGATTTTGTGCATCTTGATATGGATGATACAAAAGAGAGGAAGCTTACCGTTATGGAAAAGTGTATGGAAACACTTCCGGAAGAGCAGCGTTTAAGTGTAGACCTGTTTTATCTGCAGGAAAAATGCTATAAGGAAGTGGCCGATATTACTGGTTATGATATGCTTAAAGTAAAAAGTTATATCCAGAATGGAAAAAGAAATCTTAAAATTTGTATAGAAAAGAAGAGCAGTGAATAA
- a CDS encoding DUF4197 domain-containing protein has protein sequence MKKKFLYLALTAGLTFPVLQAQSQIKIGNILKQVTGKGSGTTATTGTPSALEIGMGIKEALEIGTSRGADLLSAKDGFLGNMAVKILFPPEAQKVEKTLRSIGMGKLADNVIVSLNRAAESAAKEAKPIFISAIKQMTITDATNILLGSKDAATNYFKRVTTAQLMEKFKPVITTSLANVGATKYWGQAAGQYNKIPLMKPVNTDLSEYVAQKAIDGMFIQVAQEELKIRDNLGARSSSLLQKVFGYADKNK, from the coding sequence ATGAAAAAGAAGTTTCTTTACCTGGCTTTAACGGCAGGGTTAACATTTCCTGTCCTGCAAGCCCAGAGCCAGATTAAAATAGGCAATATTTTAAAACAGGTAACTGGAAAAGGCAGTGGTACAACCGCTACAACGGGCACACCCAGCGCACTGGAAATTGGGATGGGCATTAAAGAAGCACTGGAAATAGGTACCTCCAGGGGGGCCGACCTCCTTTCGGCAAAAGACGGCTTTCTGGGCAATATGGCGGTAAAGATCCTCTTTCCGCCGGAAGCCCAGAAAGTTGAAAAAACGCTGCGCAGCATAGGCATGGGTAAACTGGCCGACAATGTGATCGTAAGCTTAAACCGTGCAGCCGAAAGCGCCGCCAAAGAAGCTAAACCCATCTTTATTTCGGCCATTAAACAAATGACCATTACCGATGCCACCAATATATTGCTGGGCAGTAAAGATGCCGCAACCAATTATTTTAAAAGGGTAACCACGGCTCAGCTGATGGAGAAGTTTAAACCGGTGATCACCACCAGTCTGGCCAATGTAGGGGCTACCAAATATTGGGGCCAGGCCGCCGGCCAATACAATAAAATACCCCTGATGAAGCCGGTGAATACAGACCTTTCGGAATATGTTGCCCAAAAAGCAATTGATGGTATGTTTATACAGGTGGCCCAGGAAGAGCTTAAAATAAGGGATAATCTGGGTGCAAGGTCATCTTCCTTGCTTCAGAAAGTGTTTGGTTACGCGGATAAGAATAAATAG
- a CDS encoding DEAD/DEAH box helicase, translating into MDFKDFNFNPELLEGLLAMGFRNATPIQQQAIPLILNKKDLIACAQTGTGKTGAYLLPIMNMIVETENRHNNTLILAPTRELAQQIDLQVEALSYFTNISSLTVYGGGDGIAYEQQKRSMREGVDLIIATPGRLISHLSSGVLKLDQLQHLVLDEADRMLDMGFYDDIMRIVSYLPQVRQTVMFSATMPPKIRKLAATLLKHPEQINIALSKPAEGILQQIYFVHDEQKVPLLTDVLKTGEYKSIIIFASTKEKVKNLGKVFRTLGLKAEAFHSDLGQSERESILLKFKNKQLPILIGTDVLSRGIDVEGIDLVVNFDVPHDAEDYVHRIGRTARAATKGTAITLVNSRDKRKLVSIEKLIEKEIDRIPLPEHLVAIPEATTERHAKPKPAAQKSGSGKPKRKFWNKKPKASSKEGGA; encoded by the coding sequence TTGGATTTCAAAGATTTTAATTTTAACCCCGAATTACTGGAAGGGTTATTAGCCATGGGGTTTCGCAACGCAACCCCAATCCAGCAGCAGGCTATTCCGCTTATTTTAAATAAGAAAGATTTAATTGCCTGTGCACAAACAGGAACCGGAAAAACGGGTGCCTACCTTTTGCCGATCATGAATATGATTGTGGAAACGGAAAACCGGCATAACAATACCCTGATACTGGCCCCGACAAGGGAGCTTGCCCAGCAGATAGACCTGCAGGTAGAAGCCCTGTCTTATTTTACCAACATCAGCTCGTTAACGGTTTATGGTGGTGGCGACGGCATTGCCTATGAACAGCAAAAAAGGTCGATGCGGGAAGGTGTAGACCTCATTATCGCCACTCCCGGGCGTTTGATTTCCCACCTTTCATCAGGAGTATTAAAGCTGGATCAGTTACAGCACCTGGTGCTGGACGAGGCAGACAGAATGCTGGACATGGGCTTTTACGATGACATTATGCGCATAGTAAGCTACCTGCCTCAGGTAAGGCAAACTGTAATGTTTTCGGCTACCATGCCGCCGAAGATCAGAAAACTGGCAGCAACACTGCTGAAGCATCCTGAACAAATTAACATTGCTTTGTCTAAACCCGCAGAAGGCATATTACAGCAGATCTATTTTGTTCATGATGAACAAAAAGTACCCTTGCTAACTGATGTGTTAAAAACAGGTGAATATAAGAGCATCATTATTTTTGCCTCTACCAAAGAAAAAGTAAAAAACCTGGGCAAGGTATTCCGTACCCTGGGCCTTAAAGCGGAAGCATTTCATTCTGACCTCGGACAAAGTGAAAGAGAAAGCATTTTACTGAAGTTTAAAAACAAGCAATTGCCCATCCTGATTGGTACGGATGTATTGAGCAGGGGGATTGATGTGGAAGGTATAGATCTGGTCGTGAATTTTGACGTGCCCCATGATGCAGAAGATTATGTGCACCGCATTGGGCGTACCGCCAGGGCTGCAACCAAAGGAACTGCCATAACCCTGGTAAATAGCCGGGACAAGCGTAAGCTGGTCAGTATTGAAAAACTGATAGAAAAGGAGATTGACAGGATTCCTTTGCCGGAGCACCTTGTGGCAATACCAGAGGCAACCACTGAACGCCATGCAAAGCCAAAACCAGCAGCACAAAAATCAGGATCGGGTAAGCCAAAACGTAAATTCTGGAATAAAAAACCCAAAGCAAGTTCTAAAGAAGGCGGAGCCTAA
- a CDS encoding vWA domain-containing protein yields MKKLLLPLLMLMVMGFQESFAAVKTITGKVTDKADGKGLPGVMVSLPTGKTYTRTDKDGRYSISVAEDAESLSFSYIGYKTLRVKIGKFSSLNVVMEHSVQSLNEVVAVGYGTMKKSEIVGAAPANVMIRGMASGIWVGPERNTESYAGISENGFRNPGKNPLSTFAVDVDAASYSNVRRFINNGGMPPKDAVRIEEMINYFDYEYPQPKGNDPVNIVTEIADAPWNANHKLVQIGLQGKKIPTDNLPASNLVFLIDVSGSMNQPNKLPLLIASFKLLTEQLRPEDKVAIVVYAGNSGLVLPSTPGNEKTKIKEALNKLSAGGSTAGGAGIQLAYQVATDNFIKGGNNRIILATDGDFNVGASSDKDMESLIEEKRKSGVFLTVLGYGMGNMKDSKMETLADKGNGNYAYIDNISEARKVLINEFGGTLFTIAKDVKLQLEFNPDKVQAYRLIGYENRLLQDRDFNDDKKDAGEMGSGHTVTALYEIIPAGIKSSFLDSVDKLKYQFNKTPVRGNGSAEMLTVKLRYKTPDGHTSKLISKAVIDQSAPFSHTSNNFRFAAAVAEFGMLLRQSEFKQDASYGQLIGIAENAKGKDKEGYRSEFIKLAKSAKLMAEELLSSAKK; encoded by the coding sequence ATGAAAAAATTATTGCTACCTCTATTGATGCTGATGGTAATGGGTTTCCAGGAAAGCTTTGCCGCAGTAAAGACCATTACCGGAAAGGTAACTGATAAAGCCGATGGCAAAGGACTGCCGGGTGTAATGGTAAGTTTGCCCACAGGTAAAACCTATACCCGGACCGACAAAGATGGGCGGTATTCCATTTCTGTAGCAGAGGATGCAGAAAGCTTAAGCTTCTCTTATATCGGTTATAAAACACTTAGGGTAAAAATCGGGAAGTTTTCCAGCCTGAATGTAGTAATGGAACATAGCGTCCAAAGTTTGAATGAAGTAGTTGCAGTGGGCTATGGTACGATGAAAAAAAGTGAAATTGTTGGCGCTGCCCCTGCAAATGTCATGATACGCGGCATGGCTTCAGGAATTTGGGTAGGGCCTGAACGAAATACAGAAAGTTATGCCGGCATTAGTGAGAACGGATTCAGGAACCCCGGCAAAAACCCGCTTTCTACTTTTGCTGTTGATGTGGACGCGGCTTCCTACAGCAATGTACGCCGTTTCATCAACAATGGGGGTATGCCACCTAAAGATGCGGTAAGGATTGAAGAAATGATCAATTATTTCGACTATGAATATCCGCAGCCCAAAGGAAATGACCCCGTAAATATTGTAACAGAAATTGCAGATGCACCCTGGAATGCAAACCACAAACTGGTACAGATTGGCCTGCAGGGAAAGAAAATACCAACAGATAACCTGCCTGCATCCAATCTGGTTTTTCTGATAGATGTATCCGGATCAATGAACCAGCCCAATAAGCTTCCGCTGCTGATCGCTTCATTTAAGCTGCTGACGGAGCAGCTGCGTCCTGAGGATAAAGTAGCCATTGTGGTGTATGCCGGAAATTCAGGGCTGGTACTGCCTTCTACACCCGGTAATGAAAAAACAAAAATTAAAGAAGCATTAAATAAATTAAGCGCCGGAGGTTCAACCGCCGGTGGCGCAGGCATTCAGCTGGCCTATCAGGTAGCTACAGATAATTTTATTAAAGGCGGCAACAACAGGATTATCCTGGCTACAGATGGCGATTTTAATGTGGGCGCATCCAGTGATAAGGATATGGAAAGCCTGATTGAAGAAAAACGCAAATCAGGTGTGTTCTTAACTGTGCTGGGCTATGGCATGGGAAATATGAAAGACAGCAAAATGGAAACACTGGCCGATAAGGGCAATGGCAATTACGCTTATATTGATAACATCAGTGAAGCCAGAAAAGTACTGATCAACGAATTTGGGGGCACCTTATTTACCATTGCCAAAGATGTGAAACTCCAGCTGGAATTTAATCCGGACAAAGTACAGGCCTACCGTTTAATAGGTTACGAAAACAGGTTGCTGCAGGACAGGGATTTTAATGACGATAAAAAGGATGCCGGTGAAATGGGCTCGGGCCATACCGTAACGGCCTTGTATGAAATCATACCTGCTGGTATCAAAAGCAGTTTCCTGGATTCTGTAGATAAACTAAAATATCAGTTCAATAAAACCCCGGTTAGGGGCAATGGGAGTGCTGAAATGCTGACGGTAAAACTGCGTTATAAAACCCCGGATGGCCATACGAGTAAACTGATCTCGAAAGCAGTGATTGACCAGTCGGCCCCTTTTAGTCATACCAGTAACAATTTCAGGTTTGCAGCAGCCGTTGCAGAATTCGGGATGCTGCTCAGGCAATCAGAATTTAAACAGGACGCTTCTTATGGCCAGTTGATCGGCATTGCAGAAAATGCGAAGGGAAAAGACAAAGAAGGTTATCGCTCAGAATTTATAAAACTGGCTAAGTCGGCAAAATTAATGGCAGAAGAATTGCTATCTTCAGCCAAAAAATAA
- a CDS encoding replication-associated recombination protein A, which translates to MQNLPPLAERMRPQNLDEYVGQQHLVGPDAVLRKAIQSGQLPSMIFWGPPGVGKTTLAYIISQTLDRPFFNLSAINSGVKDIRDVIDRAALLKDSLMGLPILFIDEIHRFSKSQQDSLLGAVERGLVTLIGATTENPSFEVISALLSRCQVYILKALNEEELSGLLQTAIKQDVLLKEKKITIKEHEALIRLSGGDARKLLNVLEIAVNGIGGTKIVLTNENVLAHAQQNLALYDKAGEQHYDIISAFIKSIRGSDPNAAVYWLARMIEGGEDPLFIARRLLILASEDIGNANPNALLLANNCFQAVNVIGYPEARIILSQAVTYMAASVKSNAAYEAINNAQALVKQTGNLPVPLHIRNAPTKLMKNIGYGKDYKYAHSYEGNFEAQEYLPEPLSGTKLYEPGKNPAEDKLREQLRKNWKNKYNY; encoded by the coding sequence ATGCAAAACCTCCCTCCTTTAGCCGAACGTATGCGCCCACAAAACCTGGACGAATATGTAGGGCAACAACATTTAGTAGGACCGGATGCCGTATTAAGAAAGGCCATACAAAGCGGGCAATTGCCTTCAATGATATTCTGGGGACCTCCGGGTGTAGGCAAAACAACCCTTGCCTATATCATTTCACAAACATTGGACCGGCCTTTTTTTAACCTGAGCGCCATCAATTCGGGGGTTAAGGACATCAGGGACGTGATAGACCGGGCTGCACTGCTCAAAGACAGCCTGATGGGTTTGCCCATTCTTTTTATTGATGAGATTCACAGGTTCAGTAAGTCGCAGCAGGACAGCCTGCTGGGTGCCGTAGAACGAGGCCTGGTCACTTTAATTGGTGCTACTACAGAAAATCCTTCTTTTGAAGTCATCTCGGCCTTGCTTTCCAGGTGCCAGGTATATATTCTAAAAGCCCTGAACGAAGAAGAACTGTCGGGATTACTGCAAACAGCCATAAAGCAGGACGTACTCCTTAAGGAAAAGAAAATCACAATAAAGGAACATGAGGCCCTGATCCGCTTATCAGGCGGAGATGCCAGAAAGCTGCTCAATGTGCTGGAGATTGCCGTTAACGGAATTGGAGGGACTAAGATTGTGCTGACCAATGAAAACGTTTTGGCCCATGCACAGCAAAACCTGGCCCTGTATGACAAAGCCGGAGAACAGCATTACGACATCATCTCTGCATTTATCAAATCTATACGGGGAAGCGACCCCAATGCAGCTGTTTACTGGCTGGCCAGAATGATAGAAGGCGGTGAAGACCCGCTGTTTATTGCCCGCAGGCTATTGATACTTGCATCTGAAGACATTGGCAATGCCAATCCAAATGCTTTATTACTGGCAAACAATTGTTTCCAGGCAGTTAATGTGATCGGTTATCCGGAAGCCCGGATCATACTTTCACAGGCAGTAACCTATATGGCGGCTTCTGTGAAGAGCAATGCGGCTTACGAAGCCATAAATAATGCCCAGGCCCTGGTAAAACAAACCGGCAACCTGCCTGTACCCCTGCACATCCGCAATGCGCCTACCAAACTGATGAAAAACATTGGTTATGGTAAAGACTATAAATACGCCCATAGCTATGAGGGGAACTTTGAAGCCCAGGAATATTTACCGGAACCACTAAGTGGCACCAAATTATATGAGCCCGGAAAAAATCCTGCAGAAGATAAGCTGAGGGAACAACTGCGGAAGAACTGGAAAAACAAATACAATTATTGA